A segment of the Manis javanica isolate MJ-LG chromosome 10, MJ_LKY, whole genome shotgun sequence genome:
AAGGAAATTTCAGTTGTGGTTCATCTAGCAGACTTTAATTCATCCTGGCGTGAGGTCATGGTCCAGGATATTACACAGAAATTTGCTCACCATATTATTGCAGGAAGATTAATAGTTATACATGCTCCAGAGGAATATTACCCAGCCCTGGATGGCCTTAAAAGAAATTACAATGATCCAGAAGACAGAGTCAGATTTCGTTCTAAGCAAAATGTAGATTACGcttttctccttaatttttgTGCCAACACGTCAGACTATTATGTAATGCTTGAAGATGATGTTCGATGTTCAAAAAATTTCTTAACTGCCATCAAGAAAGTCATTACATCCCTCGAAGGAACTTACTGGGTAACTCTTGAGTTCTCTAAGCTTGGCTACATTGGAAAACTTTATCACTCTCATGATCTCCCACGTTTGGCAcactttttattaatgttttatcaAGAAATGCCTTGTGATTGGCTTTTGACTCACTTCCGGGGTCTGTTGGCTCAGAAAAATGTTATCCGCTTTAAGCCATCTCTCTTTCAGCACATGGGTTATTATTCATCATATAAAGGAACTGAGAATAAGCTAAAGGATGACGATTTTGAAGAAGAGTCATTTGACATCCCTGATAACCCTCCAGCAAGTCTATATACCAACATGAATGTTTTCGAAAATTATGAAGCAAGCAAGGCTTATAGTAGTGTTGATGAGTACTTCTGGGGGAAACCACCTTCAACAGGAGATGTCTTTGTGATTGTATTTGAAAAtccaattttaattaaaaaaattaaagtgaatacTGGAACAGAAGATCGGCAAAATGACATTTTACATCATGGAGCCCTAGACGTTGGGGAAAATCTCATACAATTGAAACAAAATAGACAATGTGTTACTTATGTAAGATTAGGGGATTTCAAAAACGGGAACTTTGAAATGTCAGAGGTGAATCAAAAAATTCCATTTGATATACATTGTATAAGGATATATGTTACCAAAACACAAAAGGAATGGCTGATTATTAGGAGTATTAGCATTTGGACTTTTTAGCCAATTAACTCATTCTATCCATTCTGAAACAGGTCTTCCTGTTTCCTGTTTTGCTACCTTCCTCTTTTGCTACCTTTGTCTTTTGGAGGGAAAGCAATGGATTGTGAAATATACCTGATATGAATTTTTGGAGGAAACCATTCAACCCACGACAGGCAGTTTTGATCCAAGAAGTAACACgctacataattttaaaatattgtgcccttgtattttaaaagaaaagtcaaTTATCTCAGCAGTTTTATTTGCACATTgtcaacacattttttaaatactctgatgtacatgtatttattttaacttctgaAGTCCATAGCTActctcattatatttttaatatcatcaTGTGAGTTCCAAAATTTCAACCAAGTGTCCAAAAGGTGGCATGAgagatttaaaatgagaaaatttagtGTGTTGGATGGCAAGTCTTGAAAAATAGCTGCCAACTCTGTGCACTTCCTCAAGAATTGATAATTCATTATATCATCAGAAAGCTTTTATTAAGCATCTCTGTGACTCTGCAGTTGGCTATAATTAtaatccatgttttcttccatgtaaACTTAGGTTTCCATAGAATTCTGTACATCTACAATGAATATCTCCTCATAGAAGTGATGTTTTTACAAGAGAATTTTGTGCGTAGGTGGggtgatgaaaaggaaaaaaagatgactTAACAAATATCTCT
Coding sequences within it:
- the MGAT4C gene encoding alpha-1,3-mannosyl-glycoprotein 4-beta-N-acetylglucosaminyltransferase C isoform X1 — its product is MEEGGVSTCIHQRQYPLHILWGAVNVYQHFLYKTDYDSFFLKERMFKFHQMKHIFEILDKMRCLRKRSTVSFLGVLVIFLLFMNLFIEDSYVLEGDKQFIRETPTHQLNSERYVHTFKDLSNFSGAINVTYRYLAATPLQRKRFLTIGLSSVKRRKGNYLLETIKSIFEQSSYEELKEISVVVHLADFNSSWREVMVQDITQKFAHHIIAGRLIVIHAPEEYYPALDGLKRNYNDPEDRVRFRSKQNVDYAFLLNFCANTSDYYVMLEDDVRCSKNFLTAIKKVITSLEGTYWVTLEFSKLGYIGKLYHSHDLPRLAHFLLMFYQEMPCDWLLTHFRGLLAQKNVIRFKPSLFQHMGYYSSYKGTENKLKDDDFEEESFDIPDNPPASLYTNMNVFENYEASKAYSSVDEYFWGKPPSTGDVFVIVFENPILIKKIKVNTGTEDRQNDILHHGALDVGENLIQLKQNRQCVTYVRLGDFKNGNFEMSEVNQKIPFDIHCIRIYVTKTQKEWLIIRSISIWTF
- the MGAT4C gene encoding alpha-1,3-mannosyl-glycoprotein 4-beta-N-acetylglucosaminyltransferase C isoform X2, which encodes MERMFKFHQMKHIFEILDKMRCLRKRSTVSFLGVLVIFLLFMNLFIEDSYVLEGDKQFIRETPTHQLNSERYVHTFKDLSNFSGAINVTYRYLAATPLQRKRFLTIGLSSVKRRKGNYLLETIKSIFEQSSYEELKEISVVVHLADFNSSWREVMVQDITQKFAHHIIAGRLIVIHAPEEYYPALDGLKRNYNDPEDRVRFRSKQNVDYAFLLNFCANTSDYYVMLEDDVRCSKNFLTAIKKVITSLEGTYWVTLEFSKLGYIGKLYHSHDLPRLAHFLLMFYQEMPCDWLLTHFRGLLAQKNVIRFKPSLFQHMGYYSSYKGTENKLKDDDFEEESFDIPDNPPASLYTNMNVFENYEASKAYSSVDEYFWGKPPSTGDVFVIVFENPILIKKIKVNTGTEDRQNDILHHGALDVGENLIQLKQNRQCVTYVRLGDFKNGNFEMSEVNQKIPFDIHCIRIYVTKTQKEWLIIRSISIWTF
- the MGAT4C gene encoding alpha-1,3-mannosyl-glycoprotein 4-beta-N-acetylglucosaminyltransferase C isoform X3, giving the protein MFKFHQMKHIFEILDKMRCLRKRSTVSFLGVLVIFLLFMNLFIEDSYVLEGDKQFIRETPTHQLNSERYVHTFKDLSNFSGAINVTYRYLAATPLQRKRFLTIGLSSVKRRKGNYLLETIKSIFEQSSYEELKEISVVVHLADFNSSWREVMVQDITQKFAHHIIAGRLIVIHAPEEYYPALDGLKRNYNDPEDRVRFRSKQNVDYAFLLNFCANTSDYYVMLEDDVRCSKNFLTAIKKVITSLEGTYWVTLEFSKLGYIGKLYHSHDLPRLAHFLLMFYQEMPCDWLLTHFRGLLAQKNVIRFKPSLFQHMGYYSSYKGTENKLKDDDFEEESFDIPDNPPASLYTNMNVFENYEASKAYSSVDEYFWGKPPSTGDVFVIVFENPILIKKIKVNTGTEDRQNDILHHGALDVGENLIQLKQNRQCVTYVRLGDFKNGNFEMSEVNQKIPFDIHCIRIYVTKTQKEWLIIRSISIWTF